ATTCCCTTTAACCATTTGTCAGTAGCAGCAGAAGTTGATATAACCTGAACCAGCATAACGCGCATGAAATGGAGTACAGTAGTAGGATGAAATTATTAATATTAACAATAACGACAGTGTTGTCGAGTACGCTAAGTTATGCGGACGATGTTATTGTATATCGATGGGTAGATAAAAATAATGTAGTACATTTTAGCCAACATCAACCAGAGCATAATAATTACACTGAGCTATCATTAGCCGCTATTCCACAATCAGTAAATACGCCCGAAGTTTCGAATACTACAGCCAATAAACCAAAGGCTAAAATAGCAAGTAACCCAAAAGTCGCAGAGAATGAAACGGTAAATAAGTGTACTGAAGCTAAAGAAAATGTACACACCTTACAAAGTTATGACAATATCCAGTACACAGATGAAAATGGTGAACTAAAAGTACTTTCAAATAAAGAGAAAAGACAACAACTCGCCATAAATGAAAAGC
The Thalassotalea hakodatensis genome window above contains:
- a CDS encoding DUF4124 domain-containing protein, translating into MKLLILTITTVLSSTLSYADDVIVYRWVDKNNVVHFSQHQPEHNNYTELSLAAIPQSVNTPEVSNTTANKPKAKIASNPKVAENETVNKCTEAKENVHTLQSYDNIQYTDENGELKVLSNKEKRQQLAINEKQVEVYCDIP